A window from Vigna angularis cultivar LongXiaoDou No.4 chromosome 7, ASM1680809v1, whole genome shotgun sequence encodes these proteins:
- the LOC108338420 gene encoding autophagy-related protein 13a, producing the protein MDLQNNMQPELGKLEQIVYQFLLKCLHIILDSRVPFLRPHDRSGDLSIGSRVRRSDKWFNLALGDRPSALDNLNFWHRNLMDPMIIDIILVHDVAGSSVETVIERWVVQYDCPRVVAPQTGDITSSYKKTYQKSIVLFRALYSQMRLLPAYKIFRQLSTYSHSCNFDIVYKVSSFSDPFSRAEGGMMEEYNFTPIEALPGRLCISVTFRTVLSEFNLECSASLPTKIITDYVGSPSTDPLRSFPVSDKGVGATSFPLRGIAPPSSSPLDRPHSWTSGFHRAAHFVQNHPYVGSPPVYRGSSKPNDYPSPPIDNYGVRLPNQRMLNQQRSTSYDEYQLSPPFSSSPSPSPPTYFYASNPIQTHIRSETAPVTIPHPVIGRSTRNLSPNFSDPSRNSLPPLSPRRNDGSFQESPSGIRSLRKLEASRTGHKFVRDSKDDSGRFSALLSSSGSPRIGFSRTSSRLSFQDELDDGDFSCPFDVDDVDAPDVQSSQNVGGKSTAEITSTSLPIGKKSQDAAVGVLVHMLRTAPPLRQDPSCYSSHSPKAELDGGVATASGFFMPRKTADALEELRGYREMRDLLLSKSGTRILNKHKA; encoded by the exons ATGGATTTGCAGAACAACATGCAGCCTGAATTGGGCAAATTGGAACAAAttgtttatcaatttcttttgaAGTGCTTGCACATCATTTTGGACTCAAGGGTACCTTTTTTACGCCCCCATGATAGAAGTGGTGACTTGTCCATAGGTTCTCGTGTGAGAAGGAGTGACAAGTGGTTTAACTTGGCATTAGGTGATAGGCCTTCTGCTCTGGATAACTTGAACTTCTGGCACAGGAATTTGATGGATCCAATGATAATTGACATTATACTAGTTCATGATGTGGCTGGTTCTTCTGTTGAGACAGTCATAGAGAGGTGGGTTGTTCAGTATGATTGTCCCCGTGTAGTGGCTCCTCAAACAGGTGACATTACTAGCTCTTACAAGAAGACATACCAGAAGTCAATAGTACTTTTCCGAGCTCTTTACTCTCAGATGAGGCTTCTCCCTGCTTATAAGATATTCAGGCAGTTAAGCACATATAGTCATAGTTGTAATTTTGATATTGTTTACAAGGTGTCTTCATTTAGCGATCCTTTCTCTAGGGCAGAAGGGGGAATGATGGAAGAATATAATTTCACTCCTATTGAGGCTCTTCCTGGTCGCCTTTGTATATCTGTGACCTTCAGAACTGTGCTATCTGAGTTCAACCTTGAGTGTTCAGCATCATTGCCAACCAAAATAATCACTGATTATGTTGGAAGCCCCAGTACTGACCCCTTGAGGTCTTTCCCTGTCTCGGATAAGGGTGTTGGGGCCACTTCCTTTCCATTAAGAGGGATAGcaccaccatcttcttcaccactTGATCGTCCTCATAGCTGGACTAGTGGTTTCCATAGAGCAGCACATTTTGTACAGAATCATCCTTATGTTGGTTCCCCACCAGTGTATCGAGGTTCTTCCAAGCCGAATGACTATCCATCCCCACCTATTGATAATTATGGTGTCAGATTACCCAACCAACGAATGCTGAATCAGCAAAGATCTACTAGTTATGATGAGTATCAACTTTCTCCTCCTTTCTCATCTTCACCATCTCCATCGCCACCTACATACTTCTATGCTAGCAATCCAATACAAACTCACATACGCTCTGAAACCGCCCCTGTAACTATACCTCATCCAGTAATAGGAAGAAGCACTAGAAATCTTTCTCCTAATTTTTCAGATCCTAGTCGAAATTCTCTGCCCCCTTTATCTCCCAGAAGGAATGATGGTTCATTCCAAGAGTCTCCATCTGGAATCAGGTCACTCAGGAAATTAGAAGCTTCAAGGACTGGTCATAAG TTTGTCAGAGACAGTAAGGATGATTCAGGGAGGTTCTCAGCATTGTTGTCCTCAAGTGGCTCACCACGCATTGGATTTTCAAGAACCTCAAGTAGATTATCATTTCAGGATGAGTTGGATGATGGTGACTTTTCCTGTCCttttgatgttgatgatgttgatgcACCAGATGTCCAATCCAG TCAGAATGTGGGTGGGAAGAGTACAGCAGAGATAACTTCAACATCACTCCCAATTGGAAAAAAATCACAAGATGCTGCTGTTGGTGTTCTTGTGCACATGCTGAGGACTGCGCCTCCATTGCGCCAAGATCCAAGCTGCTATTCATCCCATTCCCCAAAGGCTGAACTTGATGGAGGAGTTGCCACTGCTTCTGGTTTCTTCATGCCTCGAAAGACAGCAGATGCACTTGAAGAGCTCAGGGGTTACAGAGAGATGAGAGACCTTCTTCTTTCCAAGAGTGGCACCAGGATCCTGAACAAGCATAAAGCTTGA
- the LOC108337260 gene encoding uncharacterized protein LOC108337260 isoform X1: protein MNMNSSTCPFCHLSVPSSELQSHANAHFDDNDADYSSPSASGLHFDGVRGRDNVVLKMDEKISCLVDVQRRGEFYKVERGLMALLRDCLESEAENSRSILTCYVDHFQSLEFKDVGWGCGWRNIQMLSSHLMTQRPEAREAMFGRSGFVPDIPSLQRWLEIAWERGFDAPGAEQFNHAVYGSKKWIGATECAALLRSFGLRVRVVDFGPKKSEELYLSVPGSSVGEKDLVKSNDGRKRKASNTYGPMDRYVSRGVAQTSCNQDAKSCPSLVRVGDAVDNESSGNRVLYGKEKLNEGHQVLMDFVWNYFSHKSTVQFDHKHVLISEKTPLYFQHDGHSRTIVGIQVKHQRSGIPQYNLLVLDPSHRTGALERSLIEKVRWQKHIKRGVHTLKKPQYQLCYVDPGIASEEEMEKLKTIDSVFLEF from the exons ATGAACATGAATTCATCCACTTGCCCCTTCTGTCATTTATCTGTTCCTTCCTCTGAACTCCAATc GCACGCCAACGCCCATTTCGACGACAACGACGCCGATTATAGCTCCCCTTCG GCTAGTGGCTTGCATTTTGATGGAGTAAGGGGTAGGGATAATGTGGTGTTGAAAATGGATGAAAAGATCTCTTGCTTAGTTGATGTGCAAAGAAGGGGAGAGTTTTACAAGGTTGAAAGAGGTTTGATGGCCTTGTTGAGAGACTGTTTAGAGTCTGAGGCTGAAAACTCAAGAAGCATTTTGACATGTTATGTTGATCATTTCCAGAGCCTTGAGTTTAAGGATGTTGGATGGGGTTGTGGTTGGCGTAACATTCAAATGCTCAGCTCTCACTTAATGACACAAAGGCCAGAAGCAAGAGAAGCTATGTTTGGCCGTTCAGGGTTTGTTCCTGATATCCCATCACTCCAGAGGTGGCTTGAGATTGCTTGGGAAAGGGGTTTTGATGCACCTGGCGCTGAACAGTTTAACCATGCTGTCTATGGCTCAAAAAAATGGATTGGGGCTACTGAATGTGCTGCCCTTTTGCGTTCTTTTGGTCTCCGGGTGAGGGTAGTGGATTTTGGTCCTAAGAAATCTGAGGAACTCTATTTATCTGTCCCTGGTTCAAGTGTTGGGGAAAAGGATCTTGTGAAAAGTAACGATGGAAGGAAGAGGAAAGCATCAAATACTTATGGACCAATGGATAGATATGTGTCTCGTGGTGTTGCTCAAACAAGTTGCAACCAAGATGCAAAGTCATGTCCTTCCCTTGTACGTGTTGGTGACGCTGTGGATAACGAAAGTAGTGGTAATAGGGTGCTATACGGCAAAGAGAAACTAAATGAGGGTCACCAAGTTCTTATGGACTTTGTGTGGAATTATTTCTCCCATAAAAGCACTGTTCAATTTGATCACAAGCATGTTCTTATCAGTGAGAAAAC GCCACTGTACTTTCAGCATGATGGACATTCAAGAACAATAGTTGGAATTCAAGTCAAGCATCAACGGTCTGGAATTCCACAATACAATCTCCTGGTTCTGGATCCCAGTCat AGAACTGGTGCTCTAGAAAGATCTCTTATAGAGAAAGTTAGATGGCAGAAACACATAAAAAGAGGAGTGCACACACTAAAGAAGCCACAATACCAG TTGTGTTATGTTGATCCTGGAATTGCCAGTGAGGAGGAGATGGAGAAACTCAAGACAATTGATAGTGTCTtccttgaattttaa
- the LOC108337260 gene encoding uncharacterized protein LOC108337260 isoform X2, producing the protein MNMNSSTCPFCHLSVPSSELQSHANAHFDDNDADYSSPSASGLHFDGVRGRDNVVLKMDEKISCLVDVQRRGEFYKVERGLMALLRDCLESEAENSRSILTCYVDHFQSLEFKDVGWGCGWRNIQMLSSHLMTQRPEAREAMFGRSGFVPDIPSLQRWLEIAWERGFDAPGAEQFNHAVYGSKKWIGATECAALLRSFGLRVRVVDFGPKKSEELYLSVPGSSVGEKDLVKSNDGRKRKASNTYGPMDRYVSRGVAQTSCNQDAKSCPSLVRVGDAVDNESSGNRVLYGKEKLNEGHQVLMDFVWNYFSHKSTVQFDHKHVLISEKTPLYFQHDGHSRTIVGIQVKHQRSGIPQYNLLVLDPSHLCYVDPGIASEEEMEKLKTIDSVFLEF; encoded by the exons ATGAACATGAATTCATCCACTTGCCCCTTCTGTCATTTATCTGTTCCTTCCTCTGAACTCCAATc GCACGCCAACGCCCATTTCGACGACAACGACGCCGATTATAGCTCCCCTTCG GCTAGTGGCTTGCATTTTGATGGAGTAAGGGGTAGGGATAATGTGGTGTTGAAAATGGATGAAAAGATCTCTTGCTTAGTTGATGTGCAAAGAAGGGGAGAGTTTTACAAGGTTGAAAGAGGTTTGATGGCCTTGTTGAGAGACTGTTTAGAGTCTGAGGCTGAAAACTCAAGAAGCATTTTGACATGTTATGTTGATCATTTCCAGAGCCTTGAGTTTAAGGATGTTGGATGGGGTTGTGGTTGGCGTAACATTCAAATGCTCAGCTCTCACTTAATGACACAAAGGCCAGAAGCAAGAGAAGCTATGTTTGGCCGTTCAGGGTTTGTTCCTGATATCCCATCACTCCAGAGGTGGCTTGAGATTGCTTGGGAAAGGGGTTTTGATGCACCTGGCGCTGAACAGTTTAACCATGCTGTCTATGGCTCAAAAAAATGGATTGGGGCTACTGAATGTGCTGCCCTTTTGCGTTCTTTTGGTCTCCGGGTGAGGGTAGTGGATTTTGGTCCTAAGAAATCTGAGGAACTCTATTTATCTGTCCCTGGTTCAAGTGTTGGGGAAAAGGATCTTGTGAAAAGTAACGATGGAAGGAAGAGGAAAGCATCAAATACTTATGGACCAATGGATAGATATGTGTCTCGTGGTGTTGCTCAAACAAGTTGCAACCAAGATGCAAAGTCATGTCCTTCCCTTGTACGTGTTGGTGACGCTGTGGATAACGAAAGTAGTGGTAATAGGGTGCTATACGGCAAAGAGAAACTAAATGAGGGTCACCAAGTTCTTATGGACTTTGTGTGGAATTATTTCTCCCATAAAAGCACTGTTCAATTTGATCACAAGCATGTTCTTATCAGTGAGAAAAC GCCACTGTACTTTCAGCATGATGGACATTCAAGAACAATAGTTGGAATTCAAGTCAAGCATCAACGGTCTGGAATTCCACAATACAATCTCCTGGTTCTGGATCCCAGTCat TTGTGTTATGTTGATCCTGGAATTGCCAGTGAGGAGGAGATGGAGAAACTCAAGACAATTGATAGTGTCTtccttgaattttaa
- the LOC108337260 gene encoding uncharacterized protein LOC108337260 isoform X3, with product MNMNSSTCPFCHLSVPSSELQSHANAHFDDNDADYSSPSASGLHFDGVRGRDNVVLKMDEKISCLVDVQRRGEFYKVERGLMALLRDCLESEAENSRSILTCYVDHFQSLEFKDVGWGCGWRNIQMLSSHLMTQRPEAREAMFGRSGFVPDIPSLQRWLEIAWERGFDAPGAEQFNHAVYGSKKWIGATECAALLRSFGLRVRVVDFGPKKSEELYLSVPGSSVGEKDLVKSNDGRKRKASNTYGPMDRYVSRGVAQTSCNQDAKSCPSLVRVGDAVDNESSGNRVLYGKEKLNEGHQVLMDFVWNYFSHKSTVQFDHKHVLISEKTPLYFQHDGHSRTIVGIQVKHQRSGIPQYNLLVLDPSHVLLDQLKLVKLQSLTNLKK from the exons ATGAACATGAATTCATCCACTTGCCCCTTCTGTCATTTATCTGTTCCTTCCTCTGAACTCCAATc GCACGCCAACGCCCATTTCGACGACAACGACGCCGATTATAGCTCCCCTTCG GCTAGTGGCTTGCATTTTGATGGAGTAAGGGGTAGGGATAATGTGGTGTTGAAAATGGATGAAAAGATCTCTTGCTTAGTTGATGTGCAAAGAAGGGGAGAGTTTTACAAGGTTGAAAGAGGTTTGATGGCCTTGTTGAGAGACTGTTTAGAGTCTGAGGCTGAAAACTCAAGAAGCATTTTGACATGTTATGTTGATCATTTCCAGAGCCTTGAGTTTAAGGATGTTGGATGGGGTTGTGGTTGGCGTAACATTCAAATGCTCAGCTCTCACTTAATGACACAAAGGCCAGAAGCAAGAGAAGCTATGTTTGGCCGTTCAGGGTTTGTTCCTGATATCCCATCACTCCAGAGGTGGCTTGAGATTGCTTGGGAAAGGGGTTTTGATGCACCTGGCGCTGAACAGTTTAACCATGCTGTCTATGGCTCAAAAAAATGGATTGGGGCTACTGAATGTGCTGCCCTTTTGCGTTCTTTTGGTCTCCGGGTGAGGGTAGTGGATTTTGGTCCTAAGAAATCTGAGGAACTCTATTTATCTGTCCCTGGTTCAAGTGTTGGGGAAAAGGATCTTGTGAAAAGTAACGATGGAAGGAAGAGGAAAGCATCAAATACTTATGGACCAATGGATAGATATGTGTCTCGTGGTGTTGCTCAAACAAGTTGCAACCAAGATGCAAAGTCATGTCCTTCCCTTGTACGTGTTGGTGACGCTGTGGATAACGAAAGTAGTGGTAATAGGGTGCTATACGGCAAAGAGAAACTAAATGAGGGTCACCAAGTTCTTATGGACTTTGTGTGGAATTATTTCTCCCATAAAAGCACTGTTCAATTTGATCACAAGCATGTTCTTATCAGTGAGAAAAC GCCACTGTACTTTCAGCATGATGGACATTCAAGAACAATAGTTGGAATTCAAGTCAAGCATCAACGGTCTGGAATTCCACAATACAATCTCCTGGTTCTGGATCCCAGTCat GTGCTTCTTGATCAATTGAAACTGGTCAAACTACAAAGCTTaacgaatttaaaaaaataa